DNA from Leucobacter aridicollis:
GAAATTATCCCATGGCCCACTGATAGCGTCGCGGGGGGTGAAGAGGTCGCATAATGGAGGGGTGCCACTGTTGAACCGACGTACGCTCGGAGCCGTCACCCCAGCCGACTTCGACCGTTTGCACGCGCTCAGACGGATGCAGGGCATCGCGGTCGGCCTGCTGATCTTCATGGCCGTCGTCTTCGTCTTCGCCTTCGCGCTCCAGGAGCGGATCCCCTGGCTCGCGTACGTCAGGGCCGCGAGCGAGGGCGGCATGGTCGGCGCGCTCGCCGACTGGTTCGCGGTGACGGCACTGTTCAGGCACCCGCTCGGCGTGCCGATCCCGCACACGAACCTCATCGCGAATAAGAAGGACGAGATCGGCGAGGGACTCGGTTCCTTCATCGAGGAGAACTTCCTCGCGGACGAGGTTGTGCACGACAAGCTCTCCCAGATCAGCGGCGCGCGGATGGCCGGTGCCTGGCTGCGCGAGACTGGGAACGCGAGGCGGGTGAGCGACATGGCGGCGAGTGTCGGACTCGGCGCGCTCACCGTGCTCGACGACCGCGACGTTCAGGATCTGGTCGAGTCGCTCGTGCGGCGCCACATCGTCGATCCCGAGTGGGGCCCGCTGCTCGGCCGCGCGACCGAGTCGTTCGTCACCGGCGGCCACCACGAATCGCTCGTGGACCTCGCCGCGAACCGGCTCGAGCTGTGGCTCGTGCAGCACCCGCAGGCGTTCGACAAGGTCATCTCTTCAAGGCTCCCCCAGTGGGTGCCGAGCATCGTCGACAAGTTCGTCGACCAGCGGCTGCACGCCGAGGCCGTGAAGTTTCTGCAGAACGTCGCGGCCGACGGGAACCACCCCGCCCGCGCGGCAATCACAAAGTTCTTGCACGATCTCTCGCGCGACCTGCAGGAGCAGGAGTCGCTCCAGGCACAACTCGAGTCGTTCAAGCGAGAGGTGTTCGACAGCCCGCGGATCCGCGACCTCGCCGCGAGCACGTGGCGCACGGCACGCGCCGCCATCGTCGACATGCTCGAGGATCCCGACAGCGAGCTGCGCAGCCGCATCACCGCCGCGATCTGCGACTTCGGGCGCAAGCTTGAGGACGACGCGACGCTGCAGTACAAGATCGACGTGTGGGTGATGAACGTTGTCGAGTACCTCGTGCGCACTTACCGCCACGACCTCGCGCAGGTCGTCGCCGATACCGTGCAGCGGTGGGATGCGAAGGAAGCCGCCGAGAAGATCGAGCTGCAGGTCGGCAAGGATCTGCAGTTCATTCGCATCAACGGCACCGTCATCGGTTCACTCGCGGGCCTCGGCATCTTCACGATCGCCGAGCTCGTCATCGCCCCGCTCGCGGGTCACTAAACCGCGTGCCGGGCTCACGGGCCCGCCAGCCCGAAACGCAGGGCCCGGAAAGATGAAGACTTTCTCATCGTGACCTCATCTGCGCTTCACATTGTTCCGCCACGATGAGAGCATGACATTCGCACGCCGCTTCCTGCTCCCGGGCGCGCTCATCGTCGTTCCTGCGGCGATCGCTGTCGGGAGTCTGGCGCTCATTCAAGCCCCGGGCGCCCCCGAGGTTCCGCGGGGACCCATCGTGGCGCCCGCGCCGCCGGCAGAGCCCACCCCCGCCCCCAAGCCGGCTCCGGCGCCGGCCCCCACACCAGCACCGGCACCGGCACCGGCACCGGCCCCGGCACCCGCACCCGCGCCCGCCCCGGCACCGGCACCGGCACCCGCCCCGGCCCCTGCACCGCTCGACGACGACTGGGACGACGACGCGGACGACTGGGGCGACGATGACTGATCACAGCGCGCCGACCGCGATCCTCCCCACCACCCCGCTGCCGACGGCTCCGCCCGCCGCAGGTGCTGCCGGGGCGCCAGAACTCGGCCCCCAGGCCTCGACGGACATGCCCCCGGCGGGAGGCCGCCCGGACCGGCGCCGCTCCGCAGCGCCCCGGCCGCTCCAGACCCGCGCGCTGCCTGCGCGATGGCGAATCACGGTGTGGATCGTGCTGAGCACGCTCTTCACGCTGTGCGCGATCGCCCTCATCGGGCGCAGCCTCACCCTCGCGAGCGTCGAGGTCGAGGCGAACGCGCAGATCACGCAGGAGGCCGAGGAATTCACGAGGTTCGTCGCAGAGGGCGTCGACCCTGAGACGACGAAGCCGTTCGCGACACCCGCGCGGCTCCTCGAGGTCTACCTCTCGCGGCAGTCTGTGAGCGACAGCGAGCTCATCATTGGGCTCGCCGACAGAGCTCCCGTCGGCTCTCTCTCAGGGGTCGACGGCTGGGCGCCTGATCGCTCACCGGCGCCGCAGCTGCTCGAAACACTCACCGCGCCGGCGAAGAACTCGGGGGCGCTGACGACCGCCGACGGCGAGCCCGTCCGGTGGGGGCGTGTCGACTTCGTCGTCGGCGAGCAGTCGGGATCGCTGCTCGTCGCCCAGTTCACCGCCGCCGACCGCGCCGCCGTCGATCGCGCAGTCGGCACGCTCGCCTGGGTCGCGGCGGCGGGCCTGCTGCTCTGCTCGGGTGTGGCCTGGCTCGTCGCCGGTCAGATTCTCGCCCCCGTACGCGAGGTGTACCGAGTCGCCAGGGATATCACCGAGCACGATCTCACCGCAAGGGTGCCTGTCGATGGCAACGACGACATCGCACAGGTCGCGGCGACGTTTAACGAGATGCTCGACCGCTTGGAGGAGGCGCACCGCGCGCAGCAGCAGTTCGTCGACGACGCCGGCCACGAGCTGCGCACACCGATCACCGTGGTGCGCGGTCACCTCGAGCTCCTGAGCGAAGATCCAGACGAACGCCGCGCCACGCTCAGGCTCGTCACCGACGAGCTCGCCCGGATGAGCCGGATCGTGTCGGATCTCCTCGTGCTCGCTCGCGCGCAGCAGCACGACTTCGTGCGCTTCGCACCGTGCGACGTCGCGGCGTTGACGCTCGACATCGAGGCGAAGGCGCAGGCGCTTGGCGAGCGCAGGTGGCAGCTCATGGAGGTGGCCGAGGGCGACGCCATCATCGACGCGCAACGCGTCACGCAGGCCGTGCTGCAGCTTGCCGCCAACGCGGTACAGGTGACCGATGCGGGCGACAGGATCAGGATCGGCTCGCGGTTCGAGGGCGACGGCGCCGAGCGGCGGCTGCGCGTCTGGGTCGCCGACGAGGGGCCCGGAGTCTCTGACGAGGCGGCGACGCGCATCTTCGACAGGTTCGTCCACGGCGGCCACGTCGCGGTTCGCAGCGACACGGCGGGCTCCTCCCCCCGGCACGGTTCGGGCCTCGGGCTCGCCATCGTCCGAGCGATCACTGACGGTCACGGCGGCTCGGCGTGGCTCGAGAGCACCCTCGGCGAGGGCGCGACGTTCGGGCTCGACCTGCCCGCCCCACAGTACGCAGAGACGAAGGAGTCGTGACATGCGGCACATCCTGATCGCCGAAGACGATCCCCACATCACCTCGTTCGTCGCGCGCGGCCTGCGCGCCGCCGGCTACGACACGACCGCTGCAGCTGACGGCGATACCGCGCTGATCCTCGCCCGCTCGGGATCCTTCGATCTCGTACTCCTCGACATCGGCCTGCCCGGCATCGACGGGTTCACCGTGCTCAGTCAGCTCCGCGGCGAGGGAGTGACGGTGCCGGTCATCGTGCTCACCGCTCGCGACTCCGTCATCGACACCGTGCGCGGCCTCGAGGGTGGCGCCAACGACTACGTGACGAAGCCGTTTCAGTTCGCCGAGCTGCTCGCTCGCGTGCGGATCCGGATCGGCGACGGCGAGCAGCGCCAGTCCGGCCAGCTCATGAGCCACGCCGACCTGCAGCTTGATGTGCGCGCCCGGCGCGTCACCGTCGGCGAGGACGCCGTCGACCTCACCGCCAGGGAGTTCGACCTCCTCGAGGTGCTCATGCAGCACCCTGGCCAGGTGCTCTCGCGCGACCAGCTCATCGGACACGTGTGGGGGATGGACTTCGACCCGGCGTCGAATGTGGTCGACGTCTACGTGCGCGCGCTCCGCGGCAAGATCGGAGCGGACCGCATCGAGACCGTTCGCGGATCCGGATACAGGCTGCGATGAGTACCGTGCGCTTCGCAACGACCCCGCCGCCCGGTCGCGGCGTCCCGCCGCGACCTCCGGAGCTGCCCCCGAGAGCGTCCCGCGATGCGGCGCCCGGGACGAGGATCCAGTGGCGAGGCCAGGCCAGGCGCGTGTTCGCGGCGATCCTTGTCGTCGCGATCGCCACCTGGCTCGTCGCCCCGGCGGCGGTGCGCGAGCTCTCGCGCACCGGCAGTGCCGGAGATCTCGAACTGCAGGCGGCCGTGACGCTGGCGGTCTTCCTCGCCGCGATCTGGGGGTGGATCTTCACCTCGCTCGACGACACGCTCGTCGCGTTCCTCGCGGCGACGGCCCTCATCGTGTCAGGCGTGCTGCCCGCCGAGCGGTTCTTCGCCGCGCTCGGCGACGAGACGATCTGGCTCCTCATTCTCGCCTGCGTCCTCGCCGCTGGCGTGGGGGCGAGCGGCCTGGCGCTGCGCGGTGCGGCTGCGCTGGTGACCCGCGCACGCACGCCACGCGCCCTCGCCCACGCGAGCACGGCGGCGCTCACGCTCTCGGCTTTCGCGATTCCCGCGACGAGCGGCCGGGCCGCGCTTGCGCTGCCGGTGTACCGGGCGCTCGCGACTGCGCTCCCCGGGAGGCCGGCGCTCGTCCGGGCCCTCGGGCTTCTCTTCCCCACCGTGATCCTGCTCTCCGCGGTCGGGTCGCTGCTCGGGGCGGGGGCGCACCTCGTCACGAGCCAGATCCTCGAGCAGACGACCGGCGAGGGGATCGGGTTTCTTCGCTGGCTGGTCCTCGGCCTTCCGCTCGCTGTCGTCTCGTCGCACCTCACCTGCGAGCTCGTGCTGGTGCGCTTCACCACTCGGGCAGAACGACGTGGCCGTGTCGCCGTGAGCATCGACGACCTCGCGCGCGACACGGCGACGCCCCTCGTCGGGCCGCTCACCGGCGCGGAGCGCCGCGCGCTCGCGATCCTCGCTAGCGTCGTTGCGCTCTGGTGCACCGAGCCGCTCCACGGGGCCTCCCCGGCGGTCGTCGCCCTGCTCGGCGCGATCGCGATGACACTCCCGGCGGTCGGGTGTCTCTCGCTGGGCGCCGCGGTGAAGCAGGTTCCGTGGCACCTCATGCTGTTCCTCGCGGCAACGCTCGCCCTCGGCACTGCGCTCGCGACGACTGGCGCGGCCGACTGGCTCGGAGCGACCCTGCTCGGCCCCGTACACGGGTTGGGGGCAGGCGCCGGCTTTGCCTTCCTCCTGCTTGTCGTCGCGCTGTCGCTCGCCGCGCACCTCGTCATCCAGTCTCGGTCTGCGCGCTCGGCCGCGGTCATCCCCGTGGTCGTCGCGCTTGCCCCCGGGCTCGGCGTGGACCCGGCGGCGGCAGCGTTCGCGTCGACAGCGGCTGCGGGGTTCTGCCACACGCTGCCAAGCTCGGCGAAGCCCGTCGCGATGTTCGCCGCCGACGATGCGGGCGGCGGGATCGACCCGGCGGACCTGCTGCGGCTCTCCGCCTGGCTCGCACCGCTGCTCTTCACCCTCATCGTCGCCTTCTCCCTCTGGGTGTGGCCGGTCCTCGGCCTCCCTTTCTTCACCTAGCCCTCGTTTTCACCGCACCGGGACCCTCCCGGTGTCTCGTCGACCCTTCACGGAGGTCCCATCATGTCCATGCACATCCCGCAACGCGTCCTCGTCGCCCCGAGCGGTTTCAAGGAGAGCCTCGGCGCCGACGCCGTGGCCGCCGCGATCGCCGCGGGCATCCGCCGAGTGATCCCCGGCGTCCAGGTCGACGAGTACCCAGTCCCCGACGGCGGCGAGGGCACTGCAGAGCTCCTCGCCGCGACGACTGGCGGCGACCTCGTGCCCGAAACCGTCACCGGCCCGGTCGGCGACCCCGTGCTGGCGCACTGGGCCAGGCTTGGCGGCGCCGCGGCAGGTACCGCGGTCATCGAGATGGCCGCCGCAGCCGGCCTCCGGCTCGTCCCGCACGGCATGCGCGACCCGGGCGCGACCACGACCCGCGGGGTCGGCGAGCTCATCGCGGCCGCGCTCGACGACGGGGCCACCCGCGTCATCGTCGGCTGCGGCGACTCCGGCACGAGCGACGGTGGCGCCGGCGCGCTCACCGCACTCGGGGTGAGGATCCTGGATTCGCACGGGGACGAGCTCCCCGACGGTGGGACGCACCTTGGCCGCGCAGCGAGCATCGACCTCGCCGGGCTCCACCCCCGTGCTCGTGACGTCGAAATCGTCCTCGCGTGCAACGTCCACAACGTGCTCTGCGGCCCGCGCGGCGTGGCGCGCGTGTTCGGCCCGCAGAAGGGCGCGACTCCCGAACAGGTCGAGCAGCTGTCATCCGCGCTCGAGCACTGGGCCGAGCTGCTCGCCCGCACGCAGCCCGTCACCGGCCTCGACCTGCGCACCGGACCGGGAACAGGCGCGTCTGGAGGCCTCGGTGCCGGACTCGCGGCTGTACTCGGCGCGCGGCTCGCGCCTCGCTTCGATGTGCTGCTCGACCCCGCCGTTGCCCCGTGCGATCTGGACGCGCTCATTGACGCCGCGGATCTCGTCGTCACCGCCGAGGGCGCGATCGACTTCCAAACCCCGCGCGGCAAGGTTCCCGCGGAGATCGCCGCGCGGGCGCGGGCCGCCGGTGTGCCCGTGCTCGGCATCGCAGGGTCGCTCGGCTCTGGCGCACCGGACGTGCACGACATCGGAATCGACGCGATCGCCTCGATCCTCACCGTGCCGATGGAGCTCGCGCAGGCCGTCGAGCACGGCGACGCGCTGCTGCGAGACGCCGCCGAGCGGTGCATGCGCATGATCCTGCTCGGATCTGCGCTGTCCGCGCGCGGGGCGCTTCCACTCGCGGCGTAGCCACCGGCGCCCTGCGCTGGGCCCCGGCGCCGTCGCTTGGGGTCCTACTGCCGGTACGCGAAGGGCAGCAGCATGTCCTGCACACGTTCCTTCATCGCGGTGTGATCGCTGCGTGTCGAGATCGCGCATCGCGAGACGGTGCA
Protein-coding regions in this window:
- a CDS encoding SLC13 family permease codes for the protein MSTVRFATTPPPGRGVPPRPPELPPRASRDAAPGTRIQWRGQARRVFAAILVVAIATWLVAPAAVRELSRTGSAGDLELQAAVTLAVFLAAIWGWIFTSLDDTLVAFLAATALIVSGVLPAERFFAALGDETIWLLILACVLAAGVGASGLALRGAAALVTRARTPRALAHASTAALTLSAFAIPATSGRAALALPVYRALATALPGRPALVRALGLLFPTVILLSAVGSLLGAGAHLVTSQILEQTTGEGIGFLRWLVLGLPLAVVSSHLTCELVLVRFTTRAERRGRVAVSIDDLARDTATPLVGPLTGAERRALAILASVVALWCTEPLHGASPAVVALLGAIAMTLPAVGCLSLGAAVKQVPWHLMLFLAATLALGTALATTGAADWLGATLLGPVHGLGAGAGFAFLLLVVALSLAAHLVIQSRSARSAAVIPVVVALAPGLGVDPAAAAFASTAAAGFCHTLPSSAKPVAMFAADDAGGGIDPADLLRLSAWLAPLLFTLIVAFSLWVWPVLGLPFFT
- a CDS encoding glycerate kinase produces the protein MSMHIPQRVLVAPSGFKESLGADAVAAAIAAGIRRVIPGVQVDEYPVPDGGEGTAELLAATTGGDLVPETVTGPVGDPVLAHWARLGGAAAGTAVIEMAAAAGLRLVPHGMRDPGATTTRGVGELIAAALDDGATRVIVGCGDSGTSDGGAGALTALGVRILDSHGDELPDGGTHLGRAASIDLAGLHPRARDVEIVLACNVHNVLCGPRGVARVFGPQKGATPEQVEQLSSALEHWAELLARTQPVTGLDLRTGPGTGASGGLGAGLAAVLGARLAPRFDVLLDPAVAPCDLDALIDAADLVVTAEGAIDFQTPRGKVPAEIAARARAAGVPVLGIAGSLGSGAPDVHDIGIDAIASILTVPMELAQAVEHGDALLRDAAERCMRMILLGSALSARGALPLAA
- a CDS encoding sensor histidine kinase, which translates into the protein MTDHSAPTAILPTTPLPTAPPAAGAAGAPELGPQASTDMPPAGGRPDRRRSAAPRPLQTRALPARWRITVWIVLSTLFTLCAIALIGRSLTLASVEVEANAQITQEAEEFTRFVAEGVDPETTKPFATPARLLEVYLSRQSVSDSELIIGLADRAPVGSLSGVDGWAPDRSPAPQLLETLTAPAKNSGALTTADGEPVRWGRVDFVVGEQSGSLLVAQFTAADRAAVDRAVGTLAWVAAAGLLLCSGVAWLVAGQILAPVREVYRVARDITEHDLTARVPVDGNDDIAQVAATFNEMLDRLEEAHRAQQQFVDDAGHELRTPITVVRGHLELLSEDPDERRATLRLVTDELARMSRIVSDLLVLARAQQHDFVRFAPCDVAALTLDIEAKAQALGERRWQLMEVAEGDAIIDAQRVTQAVLQLAANAVQVTDAGDRIRIGSRFEGDGAERRLRVWVADEGPGVSDEAATRIFDRFVHGGHVAVRSDTAGSSPRHGSGLGLAIVRAITDGHGGSAWLESTLGEGATFGLDLPAPQYAETKES
- a CDS encoding response regulator transcription factor, producing MRHILIAEDDPHITSFVARGLRAAGYDTTAAADGDTALILARSGSFDLVLLDIGLPGIDGFTVLSQLRGEGVTVPVIVLTARDSVIDTVRGLEGGANDYVTKPFQFAELLARVRIRIGDGEQRQSGQLMSHADLQLDVRARRVTVGEDAVDLTAREFDLLEVLMQHPGQVLSRDQLIGHVWGMDFDPASNVVDVYVRALRGKIGADRIETVRGSGYRLR
- a CDS encoding DUF445 domain-containing protein; protein product: MNRRTLGAVTPADFDRLHALRRMQGIAVGLLIFMAVVFVFAFALQERIPWLAYVRAASEGGMVGALADWFAVTALFRHPLGVPIPHTNLIANKKDEIGEGLGSFIEENFLADEVVHDKLSQISGARMAGAWLRETGNARRVSDMAASVGLGALTVLDDRDVQDLVESLVRRHIVDPEWGPLLGRATESFVTGGHHESLVDLAANRLELWLVQHPQAFDKVISSRLPQWVPSIVDKFVDQRLHAEAVKFLQNVAADGNHPARAAITKFLHDLSRDLQEQESLQAQLESFKREVFDSPRIRDLAASTWRTARAAIVDMLEDPDSELRSRITAAICDFGRKLEDDATLQYKIDVWVMNVVEYLVRTYRHDLAQVVADTVQRWDAKEAAEKIELQVGKDLQFIRINGTVIGSLAGLGIFTIAELVIAPLAGH